Proteins encoded within one genomic window of Gallus gallus isolate bGalGal1 chromosome 1, bGalGal1.mat.broiler.GRCg7b, whole genome shotgun sequence:
- the LRRC32 gene encoding transforming growth factor beta activator LRRC32 encodes MRLYVIFLLSVVNGHQPAEGMPCEMANLQAFCHNKELRQIPRELHPNVNKIDLSGNLIQSIPDMPLPFYTSLQCLDLSSNQISFITPGVFAHMTSLLEINLANNNLYELAQTGTEGIGFLPKVEILDLSHNSLYNGMAEYFIKRAPALRYLSLAGNSIIMISHKMFQGSPNLVEIDLQSNIIMEIEEGAFETLLNLSRLNLSMNSITCISDFNLRQLEILDLSRNSIESFHTTESDDEYSLKCLDLSENKLLRFPVFPQVNKLVTLNLSKNLIQLTAESSRNKMNYMENEWLDAPFHLLDQKQSRNKSSLNLSHLAYLDLSYNEIKSIPDEFFESMFSLHTLNLSKNCLQTFEVTSDSTLVSLTVLDLSYNALQSLLLHADTLLNLKELYIQNNHLQVLQFDIFSRLTSLRWLNLQSNNITLCSMYSGLAKQRLAGEENGCISFVDAPALQHLSLADNMLSILPAHTFFKTSLIFLDLSMNPGLTVEVNALSGLEQSLEYLHLHGNSLIELNIDLPCFSHLRHLNLSENQLSWLPKWGSGSPLEVLDLRNNRFSTLQNSNILALENSLKNLYLTGNPLNCCGNMWLSLMIQNKNVQISNVEHLTCQYTQNFGYQEEMHIGNIRPEDCEKEDLKKINFLIILTVVLVLSVIIIGVGSFFCFRRQNFSQQFKA; translated from the coding sequence gCAAACTTGCAGGCATTTTGCCACAACAAAGAACTTCGCCAAATCCCTCGTGAGCTCCATCCAAATGTAAACAAGATAGATCTATCTGGAAATCTGATACAAAGCATCCCTGACATGCCTTTACCCTTCTACACTTCCCTGCAGTGCCTCGATTTAAGCTCCAACCAGATAAGCTTCATCACGCCTGGAGTCTTTGCACACATGACAAGTTTGCTGGAAATAAATTTAGCTAACAACAACTTGTATGAGCTTGCTCAGACTGGGACAGAAGGGATTGGATTTTTACCCAAGGTGGAGATACTGGACTTGTCTCACAACAGTCTCTACAATGGGATGGCTGAATACTTCATTAAACGAGCTCCAGCACTGCGCTATCTTTCACTGGCAGGTAACAGTATTATAATGATATCACACAAGATGTTTCAGGGATCTCCCAATCTTGTGGAGATAGATCTTCAGAGTAATATCATTATGGAAATTGAAGAAGGTGCTTTTGAGACTCTATTGAATCTTTCCAGACTGAATCTCTCCATGAATTCAATTACTTGCATCTCTGATTTCAACCTCAGGCAGTTGGAGATACTTGacctcagcaggaacagcaTTGAATCCTTCCACACCACCGAGTCAGATGATGAGTACAGCTTAAAATGCTTGGATCTGAGTGAAAACAAACTGCTTCGCTTCCCAGTCTTCCCTCAGGTGAACAAGCTGGTAACTCTGAATTTATCAAAGAATTTAATTCAGCTCACAGCTGAATCCTCTCGTAATAAAATGAACTACATGGAGAATGAATGGTTAGATGCTCCTTTTCATCTTCTTGATCAGAAGCAAAGTAGAAACAAAAGTTCTCTTAATTTATCCCATCTTGCATACTTAGACTTAAGCTACAATGAAATCAAATCCATTCCGGATGAGTTCTTTGAATCAATGTTCTCTCTTCACACCCTTAACCTCAGTAAAAACTGTCTTCAGACTTTTGAAGTAACTTCTGACAGCACATTGGTCTCCTTAACTGTCCTTGATTTGAGCTACAATGCTTTGCAGAGCCTCCTCCTACATGCTGACACACTGTTGAATTTGAAGGAGCTCTATATTCAAAACAACCATCTTCAAGTTCTCCAATTTGACATCTTCTCAAGACTTACAAGCCTCAGATGGCTCAATCTACAGAGCAACAACATCACTCTTTGCAGCATGTACTCAGGCTTAGCAAAGCAAAGACTCGCTGGAGAGGAAAATGGTTGCATATCATTTGTTGATGCTCCTGCTCTTCAGCACTTGTCTCTAGCTGACAACATGCTGAGCATCCTACCAGCACACACTTTCTTCAAGACTTCTCTGATTTTCTTGGATCTTTCCATGAATCCGGGGCTGACAGTTGAAGTTAACGCACTATCCGGACTGGAACAGTCACTCGAATACTTGCATTTACATGGCAATAGCCTGATAGAATTAAATATTGACTTGCCTTGTTTTAGTCACCTTAGACACTTAAACCTCTCTGAAAATCAGCTGAGTTGGCTGCCCAAGTGGGGCAGCGGCTCTCCACTGGAAGTTCTTGACCTACGGAACAATAGGTTTAGTACATTACAGAACAGCAATATTTTAGCATTAGAAAATTCTCTTAAAAACTTGTATCTCACTGGTAACCCACTCAACTGCTGTGGAAATATGTGGCTCTCATTGATGATCCAGAATAAAAACGTCCAGATCTCGAACGTAGAGCACCTAACATGCCAATACACCCAGAACTTTGGATACCAGGAAGAGATGCACATTGGGAACATTAGACCAGAAGACTGTGAAAAAGAGGATCTAAAGAAAATCAACTTCCTTATTATATTAACAGTTGTGTTGGTTTTATCCGTGATCATCATCGGAGTGGGTTCGTTCTTTTGCTTTCGCAGGCAGAACTTCAGCCAACAGTTTAAAGCATAG